One window from the genome of Eleginops maclovinus isolate JMC-PN-2008 ecotype Puerto Natales chromosome 15, JC_Emac_rtc_rv5, whole genome shotgun sequence encodes:
- the gtf2h5 gene encoding general transcription factor IIH subunit 5 — protein sequence MVNVHKGVLVECDPAMKQFLLFLDEKMALGKKFILKDLDDTHLFILEEVVKTLQERVGELMDQNSFPFSQK from the exons ATGGTCAACGTACACAAAGGTGTCCTTGTTGAATG TGATCCTGCCATGAAACAGTTTCTCCTCTTCCTGGATGAAAAAATGGCCCTGGGAAAGAAGTTCATCCTCAAGGACCTTGACGACACACACTTGTTCATCCTAGAAGAGGTGGTGAAGACCCTCCAGGAGAGAGTCGGAGAGTTAATGGACCAAAATTCATTCCCTTTCTCGCAGAAATAA